ctccagcctgggcaacagagtgagactctgtctccaaaaacagaagaaagaaagaaataccattcattgttcaaatattttttagtttctattatgtgccaggtattgaGTTAGGTACTGAGCACACTAGGGATCAAAAAAGGCATGACTCATGCACTTATGGTGAAGCATCTGATAACAGGAGagacattaataaaataatctcaaTAATAAAGGTTTTACTACAAGCTCAGGGAGCACATAATCCCGccttcccccatccccagcaAAACCAAATTAAACTCTGAACTTTTTAGAGCAGGGCTTCctaacccctgggccacagaccagtaccagtcctgGTCCCTGTTAGAAACTGGGTcacacagcaagaggtgagcagtgggcgagGTGGCggagcttcatctgtatttacagccactccccatcactaGTATTCCCACctgggctctgcctcctgtcagatcagtggaggccttagattctcataggagcgcgaaACCTATTGTGAACTGGGCAGAGGGATCTAGGAtgcgcactccttatgagaacctaatgcctgatgatccgtcactgtctcccatcacccccagatgggactgtctagttgtgGGAAAACAGGCTCAGGGCTCCCATTGATTCTAcatgatggtgagttgtataattatttcattatatattacaacgtaataataataaagtgcactataaatgtaatgtgcttgaatcatctgAAAACCATCCCCCACACCCCAGTCcacagaaaaattgtcttccacaaagctggtccctggtgccaaaatggttggggactgctgtctttttttttgagacggagtctcgctgtgtcgcccaggctggagcgcagtggcgcgatctcagctcactgcaagctccgcctcccaggtttgtgccattctcctgccccagcctcccgagtagctgggactacatgtgcccgccaccacgcccagctaatttttatttatttattttttttaagtagagacagggtttcaccgtgttagccaggatggtctcgaattcctgacctcgtaatccacccgcctcggcctcccaaagtgctgggattataggcgtgagctactgcgcccggcctaggggACCACTGTCTTAAAAGAAGTGATATTTGGTCTGAGCTCTACAGACACAAGGAATATCATATACAAAGATTAATGATTGGGCAAATCTGCAGattcaaagaactgaaataagACAAGTGTTGCTAAAGCTCAGAAAGTGAAGCACAGTGATACGAGATGAGCAGACGGAGGTAAGACTAGATCATGAAGATCATTAGATTTGCAgaatcattagatttttttttaatccttaacAGCAACAGGAAGTCATTGCAGTATTTCAAGCAAAGGGATGACATGTTCAGACTggtgtttttaaaagatgactgAGGCTTGGAAAGCAAACTGGAGGTAGCTGCAGAGAAATCAATTAGTAAGCTGAACTGGAAACTGGTGCCATTCAATAAGGCAGGAAATAATACAATAGCTCTAAACAGTGTGAGTTGGAATTGAGTTTGCTTTCTGATATGCTGACTTTAAGAAGCCTTTGAAACATTCAAGTAAAAATGGTGAACGGGCCCAGACAAACAAATTTGGGAGTCAGTATATATAGACGGTAATTGAAGCTGTACTCCAGTACCTAGGCAGACAATACTGAATGACAGGAGGGCCTAGAACCAAGCCTGGAGCAGCTCATTTAGTGACTGGGTCCCAAAGAATGAATATACAAGTTTGAAAACTAGccagaagtgaaaaataaaaacccaagtaTAATATCGTAGAGCCAAGGTGTGATActgcaaaatatttatttggtcttCAATCccatacaactcctaaaatccttagaaTCTCTAAGGTGTTgcctttttgtatgctaatgattgACTGACGGCCAGCAGCCCCTACGTTTCAGCATGGGAGCTGCTCACTGAAAGGACCAAGGCATTAGTGATGttggactttcagccccaccctccaaccgggggaggaggagaggagctgAAGGTTAagctgatcaccaatggccaatttaatcagtcatgcctacataatgaagcttacataaaaactgaaaacaatggGGTTCTGATAGCTCAACATGTGGAGGTTCCCAGAGAGTGGTGAGCTTGCAGAGGGCACAAAAGCTTTGCATCCCTTCCTATAtgccttgccctatgcatctcttcatctgtattttttgtaatattctttataataaaccagtaaatttaAGTGTTTCCccgagttctgtgagctgctctagcaaattaatcaaaccaaCGAAGGGGTCATGGGACCCAGTTTATAGCCAGTCAGTAagaagcacaggtaaaacaaTCTCGAGCTGACAATTAGCATCTGGTGGAGGGTTGAGGGGCACGGAAGGCAATCTCGGGGATTGAGCCCTCATCCTCCGGGAACTgacgctatctccaggtagatagtgttagAACTGAACTGAACTTGATGACTCTGAGCTGATGTCCACTGCCGAACTGATtgcttgcttggtgtgtggggaaatATGCCCACACATCTGGTCACGGATGTCCTGTGTTAATTATTGTCAactgaggaaacagaaaaatctaCTTGGGTTTTTCCCCCCCATTCAGACAAGGGAACAAAGCGCTTTAAGGAGGGAGTGGCCAACAGTGCCAAATGCTGTTGAGAGTTTAATAAAATGAGGATTAGTACTAATCATTAGATTTAATATCACTAGTCTTTGGTTCCCTTGGTGAGAGCTCTCCGGGTAGAGAAGCCAAAATGGAGTGTGGTGAGGAGTGAGTAGTAGAGGATGATTTCAAAAGTGTACTACTACTCTGAATAATAACTtctcaaatgcaaaataaattcaaacatGAACTGAGTTGCAGGTCACTGAATTCTGCAAGTGAATAAAACATTTCTAGAATTCCGTAAGACCACTTCTATCCTTACCCAGTTGTTTTCTTGACTTTGTTTTAGAATGAATCTCTTCTGCATCATCTAATACAAGGTTCATATACTCATCAAAAccctagaaaaataaacaaactgttATCTTCAAAGAAAATCATATCCAAACCATTTTAAATGAGTATACCTATGCAGATAAAAACTCCAACTAACTTCAAAGATTCACTCATCTCAAGCCCCACCCCACCTTCcacccaaagtttttttttttttttgataaaggatctcactttgtcttccaggctagagtgcagtggtgtgaccttggctcactgcagctggacctcctgggttcaagcaattcttctgcctcagcccccccgcaagtagctgggactacagggtgcaccaccatgcctagctactttttctatttttggtagaaacagggtttcatcatgttgcccaggctggtctcgaactctggagcTAAAGTGATTCATCATGCTCagcctaagtgctaggattacaggcgtgagccaccttgcccaacaaaatatttaaaaattagctggacatggtggtgtatgcctatagtcccagctactagaggttgaggtggaagaatcacttgagccaaggagttcaagattgcagtgggctatgagagcacctgggtgacagagccggaccccaacttaaaaaaaaaaaaataataatacttaggGTAGCCTGCTATCCCAGAAGCCTTATTTAACTAACCCCACTGAGCTCTATTCAGGTATCACCTAACCCACAACAAATAACCCCACCGTccctaatttcatttattttgtcccCTCTCTCCATACTAACATTGTTGCTCAATGTTTTTTtcgaataatttttaaaattaatttttagccaggtgttgtggctcatgcctgtaatcccaagactttgagaggctaaggtgggagaatcacttgagcctaggagtttgagaccagcctgggcaacacagtgagacctcatctctataaaaaataaaaatttagcaggCGGTGATGGTGCACGCTTctgatcctagctacttgggcggctgaggcaggaggactacttgagcccaggaggttgaggctgcaacgagccatgattgtgccactgcactccagcctaagcaacagaacaAGGCCcttcctcaaaaataaaatacaaattttcttcTCAACAtagacagaggaaagaaaatgaattaaaagttaattttcccTATTAAAAACTACCCAATCCTTATCTATCAACAATGAAAAAAGGCTAAACAGTGGCCCCTGAAAAACTTTCCTTAAGTTGGATCTTTGGCTTTTTATACACTGTTCTGGCTAGCCACTTTCTGTGAAGTCTTTTTCTATGACCAAACTGCTATGAGATAAAATCGCCTGGATACTCACAATGATACAGCCTTCTATCCGCATATTCACCTGCTCATAGAGCCACACCTGAATCCGCGATCTCTGAAATAATCATAAAAGTtgaaacgttaaaaaaaaaaaaagaaaaatagggcgggcgcggtggctcacacctgtaatcccagcactttgggaggccgaggcaggtggatcgcaaggtcaagagatagagaccatcctcgctaacacggtgaaaccccatctctactaaaaatacaaaaaaaattagctgggcgtggtggcgcacgcctgtagtcccagctattcgggacgctgaagcaggagaatcgcttgaacccgggaggcagaggttgcagtgagctgagattgcgccactgcactccagcctgggcagtgagactccgtctcaaaaaaaaaaaaaagaaaggaaaagaaaaggtgcctcgattcacacctgtaattcccgcactttgggatgccaaagcagAATAATTTGCTTTGTGGCCAGGTGTTCAATATAAGCCTGCGCAACATTAAGCAAGATCTCCCCGCCCACCCACCCCCCGCCACCTCCCCCCAAAATTGAGGTATAAAAAACCTAACCATTTTGGTCAAACGACAAGAGAAATATGGCTCCTAAAAAAACtgtgatgggccgggcgcggtggctcacgcttgtaatcccagcactttgggaggccgaggcggatggatcacgaggtcaggagatcgagaccacagtgaaaccccgtctctactaaaaatacaaaaaaaattagccgggcgtggtggcgggcgcctgtagtcccagctactcggagaggctgaggcaggagaatggcgtgaacccgggaggcggagcttgcagtgagccgagatcgggccactgcactccagcctgggtgatagagcaagactccgtctcaaaaaaaaaaaaaaaaaactgtgatgaATGTAAGTCAAAAGTTTTAACTAATTAGCCCATATCTAAGAATtattcacaaataataataacCTCAAAGAGAATTTTCATTTAATAAGTTCTATATTGGAACTGTATAAGCTAATAATTTTCTTGTGATTTTGGGACTCAATATTTCTTACTGCTTCTGGTCTCAATCTATTTAGAGTGAAAGTTTTTGACAGCATAGAACAAAGCAGTAATTTCTAATGACCAAGGGCTTATCTTCTGCAGCAAAATCCAGTTCCAAAACAAAGCTTTCTCATGTCACATACCTAACAACCAGGACAGGAGCCCTCAATTCAGGTGGTTAAAAATTATtatcacggccgggcgcggtggctcacgcttgtaatcccagcactttgggaggccgaggcgggcggatcacgaggtcaggagatccagaccacggtgaaaccccgtctctactaaaaatacaaaaaaaattagccaggcgtggtggcgggcgcctgtagtcccagctactcggagaggctgaggcaggagaatggcgtgaacccaggaggcggagcttgcagtgagccgagatcgcgccactgcactccagcctgggcgacagagcgagactccgtctcaaaaaaaaaaaaaattattatcaccTGAAATTAATGTTTTTCAGTTGTGTTGTCACACTATAAAATTTAAGTTGCTAAAATTTCCCCCGAAGGAAAGCAGCTGCCACTAAATTCCTCTGAAGCTaccccttctctcttccttttttcgtCTTTAAGTTTTCCCACAGGTATTAAACACACCACCTCTTGACATGGTTTAAGTTGGTTGGGTTTTTCTTCCAATGTTTCATCCTAAAGGGGAGAGGTTCCAATGTTCTAGCCATAATCACTACTAACAAAACTACTGATGCCCAAATACCATGGTCAAGTCTGCTAAATATACTTTTTggaattaaaaagtatttttgatCTTGCAAAGTAATGATACAATTCTTTGCATGTTGGGAAGTGGCATGGATACACACCACTTCACATTAGTGCTTTCTCAGTACTCCTTCCCCTCAATTACCCTCCAATCTCCAGTTACATCTAATTCTAATTCTAGAACACAGCGATCGCTCAGGTTAACACAAAAAACTAAATCAGTTCACCCCTTATTTAAAAAGTAGTTACAAAACAAGAAACTTACGTACATTTTGTAAGTATCTGAAGATGAGGTTCTGCACCACAGTGgctaaggaaaaaatacaaaagcagcaTACTCTGCTTCCTGAAACAACTGGACGACCCTGTTCCCGTCTCACCTTTGTTTACTAAACGCGAGGTCTGGTGCTTACGCAAACAAGTGCCCAGGCTGGGCATTCATTAGGGGTCTTCTAAAGACTAAAGAACATCCCTCCACTTTCATTCCCCTGGAGTTTCCCAAAACTGTTAACTCCCGTTTTCACTCCGTCCCTAAAGTTCTCTTCCCTCCTTTCGCCGCCTCCATTCCTGCATTCCCCACTGCAGGGGTCCACCCAAGACCACCTCCCTACCATCACGGTTCTTCAACTACCCGCGCTTTCTTCCAGTCTTGGTAGCCCCGGAGGCTCATGGGATGTGGATCCGTACTACGCTATCCCAGGCCTGCTCTCAGCCTGCGCCTTCGCACCCCGTATTCTGGCCCGAACCTCCTAGTCCTGACATCCTGCGTAGGATACGATGGGCTGCACCATAACCTTCTGCACTTTCTGGCCCTGGCCACGGTACGCCATGGTGGAATTTCACAAAGAGCACACTCGCACGCTGCCTCTGAGAGCAACTTCCGGAATAAAGAACCGGAAGCGGAAGTGTGTGAAGGTCACGCGGCGACATGGGCGGCTCCTGGGAAATGCCCCTCTAGCCACGAAGTCACGTTTCTCCGCTGCATGGCCTCCGAGGGAGGCCAAACTGAGGCGTCTGTGCTGTGGAAGGTGGGCCGGTCCTACAGCGCCACCTGGAGGGAGGCGGGAGGAGGTGCCTTCGGTTGTATGGTTGTATGGTGGCCGTGGCCGGAGGAGTGCCGTCCTGtctccaatttcttttctttttcttttcttttcttttcttttcttttcttttcttttcttttcttttcttttcttttcttttcttttttcttttcttctcttttcttcttttttcttttcttttctttttctttttttttttgaggcaaagtctcgctctgtcgcccaggctggagtgcagtggcgcgatttcagctcactgcaacctccgcctcccgggttcaaacgattctcctgcctcagcctcccgagtagctgggactacaggcgcctgccaccacgtccgactaattttttgtgtttttagtacagacggggtttcaccatgttggccaggatggtctcgatctcctgacctcatgatccgcccgcctcggcctcccaaagtgctgggattacaggcgtgagtcacagcgCCCGGCCCGTATCTCCATTTTCTGAGTTAGCTTGAAAAGCCAAAATCGTCCCACTGTGTATCTCTATGTGTAAAATGAGTTAATTTCGTGCCTTTCCTAAAGCCTATTTTGCTGGAGTTTAGGCTTGATAGCAGCGTTGTGGTGGAAAGGGTAGGGCGGCAAGGAGCCCAAACTTCAGGCCTCTCACCTCTGGCAGTCAGCCAGGGGCGGTCTGCATTCCAAAGCCAGACGCCTGGTTCGCTCCAGTTATGGATTTAACTCTCATCTATTTCGTGGAGAGTTACTGTTCAGGTGGCACCTGAGGGTGGCGATTTACCATGAAGACGCTGAAATCCACATGCTGGGCGCAAATCCAGCTCTTTTAGAGTTGGGTGACCAAggataaattactcagcctcgcCATGTCTTGGCTTAGTTTCCAAAACGGAGATTAAAGATTAACTTTGCTCAGGGGCGTGAAGATTCAATGAAATAATTGTCTATGTGTGCACACAGTTAGGCGTCAGCCAGTGTCAGAAGATGTCCTTCCCTGGATAACACAGCTACTAAATGGAGGAGCTGGAATTTGTAAGTGTGCCTGACCCCAAAGTCCACCTACCTTTCCATTGTGTCATGGCTTGTGGCCTGGCAGAGATTTCATTTAATTGGCATACACgttatagaggaggaaactgaagtttagaCTTTTGAAAGGACTTGCCTAAGGGAACACAGATTAGGGCAAATGGCAGAATCAAAATCAGCTTTTCTGAGGGCTTCTGTTTAATGGGGATAATAGTAATGACGACTTCAGAAAGGGGTTGAGttgaaagtgatttttaaactACACAAAGCggccaggctcacgcctgtaatcccagcattttgggaggccaaggcaggtggatcacctgaggtcaggagttcgagaccagcctgggcaacatggtgaaaccttgtctgtactaaaaatacaaaaattagccatgcatggtagcacacgcctgtaatcccaggtacttgggagactgagacaagagaattgcttgaacccaggaggcagaggttgcagtgagccgagatcatgccactgcactccagccttggtaacagagcgagactccgtctcaaaaaaataaataagaataaataaataaactacacAAAGCTAGCAAATGCATGGGATagctatttcctttaaaaaaatttcagccagggctgggcatagtggctcatgcctgtaaatcccagcactttgggaggctgaggcgagcagatcacaaggtcaggagttcgagaccagcctggccaatatggtgaaaccccatctctattaaaaatacaaaaattagccgggcgtagtggcgggtgcctgtagtcccatctactcaggaggctgaggcaggagaattgcttgaatctaggaggcggaggttgcaatgagccgagatcacgccactgcactccagcctgggtgacagagcaagactccatctcaaaaaaaaaaaaaaaatttcaaccagGTGcgctagctcatgcctgtaatcccagcattttgagaagcaGAAGCAGggggcttgcttgagcccaggagttcaagaccagcctaagcaacataatgagaccttggctctataaaaaatttaaaaattagccgagcctgatggtgcatgcctgtagtcccagctactctggaggctgaagcaggagaatctcttgaacctgagaggcagaggttgcagtaagcagagatcatgccactgcactccagcctgagcaacagagcaaggccctgtcaaaaaaaaaaaaaaaaaaaaaaaaaaaaaagattccctaGCTGGGTTTTGTGGCATGGCCTGTATTCCCAAGAactaagggaggctgaggtagtaggagtgcttgagcctaggagttcaagagtgcagtgagctataatggcaCCTATAAAtagacactacactccagcctgggcaacatagtgagacccagtctttaaaaaaatcatccccCCATCCAAACCCAATAGAGTGTCATGTTGTCTGACTTGAAGACAgcgtgtttatttatttttccccactgccctccccctcttttttttagacaggatctgaTATGGCACAGGCTGacgtgcagtggtgcattctcagctcactgcaacctccccaccaGGGCTCACGCgatactcccatctcagcctctggaatagctaggaccacaggtgtgcaccaccacacctggctaactttttgtatttttagtagagatggggttttgctatattggccaggctggtcttgaactcctggcctcaagtgattctcctgccttggcctcccaaagtgctaggattacatgtgttaGCTGAACCCGGTCAGGATTATTTTCAAATCCAAGTACATGAtgtctttttatttgttcaaACTTTCCTTTGAATCTTTCAAAAGTTTTTGGTTGTCTTCATATAGACCTTGTGATTTCTTAAGTTCAACCTTAGATATGTCATCTCTCTTGTTCTTAAAAATTCTATCTTTTCCTCAATTGTATGCTCTAGCtagtttttaggggaaaaaaagaatgataaatgcaactacataaaaataaaattttgcatgactaaaaagtgaaaataaagtcAAAACATCTGGGAAAAATATGTTTGCATTACATCTGAAAAATGACTAATTTTACTAATATGTAGAGTTCCTGAAAAAGAATGCTATTCTGGTCTTTATTGATGTGTAAGAAATATtccaaaacttagccgggcgcggtggctcacgcctgtaatcccagcactttgggaggctgaggcgggtggatcacgaggtcaggagatcgagaccacggtgaaaccccgtctctactaaaaatacaaaaaaattagccgggcgtggtggcaggcgcctgtagtcccagctactcggagaggctgaggcaggagaatgacgtgaacccgggaggcggagcttgcagtgagccgagattgcgccactgcactccagcctgggtgacagggcaagactccgtctcaaaaaaaaaaaaaaaaaaaaaaatccaaaacttagAAGCTTAAAATAGCAACCATTTTGTTATAATTCATGACTtcatgggtcaggaatttgggcagGTTCTCAGCTGGGTGATTCTTCTGCTCCACAAGACACATCTACGGCTTTGGTGTGTATCTTTGGAAGACTGGCTTCAGCTGGGTCCCTATCTCTATGTAGTCTCAGCCCTCACCACATGGTTTCTCTAGAAGGGTAGTATCCTTTCTTATATGGGGGATTAGGGGTCTAGGAAACCAAGGCTGAAGCtaccagcacttttttttttttgagacagagtctcattctgtcgccaggctagagtgcagtggcgcaatcttggcccactgcaacctctgattcctggcttcaagtgattctcctacctcagcctcccgagtagctgggattacaggcatgcaccaccacacccggctaatttttgtatttttagtagagacggggtttcaccatgttggccaggatggtcttgatctcctgacctcttgatccacccgccttcacctcccaaagtgctgggattacaggtgtgaaccactgcgcccagctgctcTACCAGCACTTTTAAAAGCCAagcctgggccgggcacggtggctcactcttgtaatcccagcaccttgggaggctgaggccagattacccgaggtcaggagttcaagaccagcctggccaacatggcgaaaccccatctctactaaaaatacaaaaattaactgggtgtggtggtgggcgcctgtgatcccagctactcaggaggctgatgcagaattgcttgaacccaggaggtggaggttgcagtgagtggagatcacgccattgcactccagcctgggcgacacagcaagactccgtctcaaaaaaaaaaaagacccaaaattAAAATTGGCAATGGATGTGAGCATCAGTTTGTAGCAAAGGAAATAGGAATAGTCTTTAAACATGAAAAGGTGCCCAGCTTCACTCATAACAGAAAGGCTACATTCAGAATGtctgtcacaaaagaaaaaagaaaggcaaaccaAACTACACTGAAGTACTATTTCCCTTATTAGATTGGAAATGATGAAAAAATAGTGGTACTGTAAATTATTAAGCTCTATTTCTAGGTACTTATCCTCCATACAAACTTACATGTGTGGTATAATGTAATCATCACAACATCGTTTAAAATACCAAGAtgggaagcaacctaaatgtctgtcAATAAGGACTATTATAAATTACTGCATCTTCATAGGGTGTAATTCTATGCAACTGTTATTAAGATTAAAGGTCTTTGTGTCCCGATATGAAATGATATCCAGTATGCATGATGAGAAAAAAGCAAGGTATAATATGCTTGagatttacttcaaaataactCAGTGGAGCCAGCAGGGCCAGATCTCAGATAAGGCAAGCCTAAGGATTTAGCATAATTGTAGGAATCACAATCACATGTGCAAATACAAGCCTTGAAAAGTGACTACCTCCTTAAATTGTGCCCAAGTACCTTGCTTGCCTCACCCTCAGCCCAGCCAAGTACGTCAGAATAGGGGGTGATGGATAGTTGGTATGGTAAAGAAGAAAGAGGGTTGGCCATGAATCTGCAATTGTTGAAACTGGGTGATTAtgtgtttattatactttaattctaaatacatttgaaattttctttaataaaaaaggcAGGGTTCAGAATGTCATGTGTTTTACGCATGATATTGTATGGAAGTGTATTCACTTACACATGGCTAAAGTATCTCTGGAAGAATACCCGAGACACAGATAATGCAAAGTACTATGAaacatttgtttccttttgttattgCAACTACTCATGTTCTTGTAAAACTTCATGACACACCTGAGATATCTGCAAAGTGGGCTTGAGAATCACTGGCTCAAATGAACATACCTCTGAGAAAGGAGTCTGCCAAACCTCCCAAATATTTCAGAACATTCTTCCTCTCAGCTTGAAGTTTCTTTCATCCCAACCAGAAGCTTCACAACTTGCTGAATGGCTGTGATTAACTATTCTTTACCATGTCACAGATTCAGACTCTGCAACAT
The DNA window shown above is from Symphalangus syndactylus isolate Jambi chromosome 19, NHGRI_mSymSyn1-v2.1_pri, whole genome shotgun sequence and carries:
- the SNRPE gene encoding small nuclear ribonucleoprotein E isoform X4, encoding MQEWRRRKEGRELQRSRIQVWLYEQVNMRIEGCIIGFDEYMNLVLDDAEEIHSKTKSRKQLGRIMLKGDNITLLQSVSN
- the SNRPE gene encoding small nuclear ribonucleoprotein E isoform X1, with the translated sequence MAYRGQGQKVQKVMVQPINLIFRYLQNRSRIQVWLYEQVNMRIEGCIIGFDEYMNLVLDDAEEIHSKTKSRKQLGRIMLKGDNITLLQSVSN
- the SNRPE gene encoding small nuclear ribonucleoprotein E isoform X3, giving the protein MEAAKGGKRTLATVVQNLIFRYLQNRSRIQVWLYEQVNMRIEGCIIGFDEYMNLVLDDAEEIHSKTKSRKQLGRIMLKGDNITLLQSVSN
- the SNRPE gene encoding small nuclear ribonucleoprotein E isoform X2 translates to MSGLGATVVQNLIFRYLQNRSRIQVWLYEQVNMRIEGCIIGFDEYMNLVLDDAEEIHSKTKSRKQLGRIMLKGDNITLLQSVSN